Part of the Porites lutea chromosome 14, jaPorLute2.1, whole genome shotgun sequence genome, TGAAttctagtttttttgttttttcttgagATGAAATTTGGAATAATGTATTCAATATACTGGGGTATTATTTTTTCGTATAAAAATTTCTGTATTAACTACTTGTGCATAAATCGGTGTTATGAGAATTTTAGCTGTCCGCTCTGGTGCAGAGTGCAATAACCTTAACTTTGTCAGAATGTGCCTAATTAATTCAAATTCTTTAACCCAAtatattaatataataatatgaAATTTTGGTGCCCTTATATACATGTATCAGCTGCTCTCGCTTAGTTTTGGGCCTGGAATTTCTAGCCTCTCATAGATTAATAATAGTTATTTTTGACAGTGCgtaatttttattgaaaacgaCTGAAATcaacttttaaaacaagaaacactATTGgttaatattgaaatactttcTTTAGATgacaatatttttaaagttgtgagctaattattttaaacaaaactcCATAGCAGAATATAGGTGATGGACCCTGAGTCTGGGATGTTCATAATTAATTATACAGattgtttcatttttcatttctggTGAGGAAGTGCTGGTGTTGAATGCAATTTGAATTTTGGATAAAATTTATGTCAGCcttttaataatttaacaattagtgaatgaggctgagtatcttatgaagaaatATGGAGATCGAGTAGAGTATTACAGCCTCGACCGAcaacaccctccaagatctccataattcttcatatgatacgaaagctgaattcaataattgttttattattcattcaaaatagttcctagtttaaaaacatggctagaacatgcttacctccatcgatccattgATGTTCATCTTCGATACTGCATGTTTAGGGTTGTTaagctctgcaaatattctccaaatagcagatatcGCCCTTTGAGTTGTCCTCTTGCTGTTATTGCCATGTGtttagctattattttgcctagatcttactcttgaaacaagtgaaatgtcccCCATTtctgttttcacaaccaaaacaactcaacctcgtccccaggtcttctcggttaacgttgcattaacctgcaagaaagctgcacttttgacgtcatcggttcattaaacacaaaattcttccaaatttagtcATCAGTAGCtgtttatggtgaattatgcgtgtgcttttagccagtcagaatcggggaaatattttgaatgaataataagaaaTATTAATCATTTATCCAGCAGAAGACTTTGTCGTATCTTTGTAGGAAAAGTTTGTGCCAGtttattgtacatgtatatattatCTAATCATTCTTGCTCCTAATTTGTTGATTGTTGTGAATCAGTGATTAATGCCATTGTTACTTCTATGTTTCAGTCACTTGTTATTGATCAGACAATTGAGAAAGTCTCCTTTTGTACCCCTGATCCCAGTAATGAGCGAGTGTTCTCATACATCTGTCGTGATGGAACCACAAGACGATGGATTTGTCACTGTTTTATAGCCATGAGAGACACAGTGAGTGTTTGACCTTCTTTGTAGCAATCTCCTTTAACAAACAATGTTGAGTTGTGTAGCATATCTCATGTTAGAACTGTCATGTGGTAGTGTATGGATTTCCATTTTCAAAGATTCTGTACTTTGTTCAAGTCAAGATTGTacccttctttttttccttcagggAGAACGTCTGAGCCATGCTGTTGGCTGTGCTTTTACTGCATGTCTTCAGAGGAAACAGAAGGCTCAAGCTCTACAACAACAGCATAAAGAGGTTGGTTGTTCTGGATGACGTATCATGTTCCTACTGTGGTGAAGGTCCAAACAGTTTTTTGACTTGATGTTATTTGGTTGGGGTAACTGTGACACCATTTTTTGTTTGTCATATCCTCAACCTATTCATAAGAGTACAAGTAATATTACTTCCACAGCTGCTTCAAAGTTAAACATCTTGCCATACATTCCAACATTATTGAAAAAGTGCTGCTCTTGTCTTTAACTCCTTTAGACTCAAGTTCTTAAAAGTACTGTGTTCTTTTTAAGAGGTAGAAAGAACTCTCGGTTCCCTGGCTGttatttattgataataattgtattttttagctgcaaataataaattattgcctttTTGGTATGAAGTGCCATACCATACATCAAGAAGTCAAAACCTGTTCTTCTTATCTTATTCTCACTTTTTTggtgtatttgtttgtttccaattgtagcagcagcagcaacaacaacaccaaGGAGGGCAGCCTTCTGCCTCAGCAACTGCCACACTCAGTACTTCAAGCACTGCACCACTGGTGAACGGGACAAGTCCATCAAATCAACCAGCACCTCAGCAGCCTTCTCCAGGGAAAATTACTACCCCTACCCCTACACCCTCATCAACTACAGTCCCTATATCTGCTGCAGCAGTGCCATCAAATGTCTCTATGGCTCCAATTAACAATGGCACTGTGGTTACTTCAACACCGCAACAGCAGTTGCCATCTTCAAGCCAACCAAAGCAAAGCAATGCAGCTACTCCCATTCTTAAGCCCCCACCTTCAGTTGCGAGGCCACGCCCACAACCATTCAACCCATCACCTTTTACTCGGCATATGTCTCTGAGATATCGCTCCAATCCTCTTTCTTTTATGCCTCTTCGTGGAGATACAAGTGGCTATGAGACCCTTACAGAGGAGCCATCTGTTCCTCAGTTGCCTCCACCTATGGATGCCATCACACTGCAAAACAACACACCATTCACAACATCTGGGGCTCAACCCACTGGGCCACAGAGCAGTACTCCAAGGCAACCAAACAACATGTACAATGGGTTGGGTGCAAATCCACCATCATCTGTACAAGCCCCTAATACATTGCTGAACTTGAGTAGAGGAGGTAATGTACCAAGTACAGCAGCAGTATCATCACAGCCATTTGCTTCCTCTTCAGCGCCACCTCAAGTCAAGGGACCCACCCAATGGAGCACCCCTACCCAGCAGCCACATCCAGTTAAGCCACAACCACGACTTTCTGATGCTGAGATGTGGCTGGCAACTGCCTCTGGAAAGGCAGTGGAGTCAGCAGGGACAACAGCCCAACCAAACCAAGGTCTCCTTACAACTGTAAACCCATTTGCAGAAACAGCATCACAGATTGATGCACTTTCAAATGCATGGACTAGTGATTTGAAGGCTACTTTGCCATCAAGTGGTACCTCATCTCAGGGAAATACTTCCTGGTCAGCGGCATCTTGGGGACAAAGTTCTGCACATACAACAAATGGCAATGACTTTGCTTCTCTATTTGACTCTCGACAGATAAGTTCACCACCTCGAGTACCTCTCACTAAGAAGGATTCCAATCCATTTAGCCCATCTAGTCAGGATCAAGTGTTTTGGGTGTGATCACAGTGTAGCTGATCTGTGAGGGGGTCACTTTACTTATAATTAGATAAAGTGTTTTTTTAGATAACTCTAACATTAAGATAAGTTGGTGATACTGTAGGGATAGTTTGATTAGTCTCTTCTTTGTTAGTTTGATGTTGTCAtgtatttgaaattttgttcatACGTGTAGTCAGGGCAACATGATAAAGACATGCATGCAAGATTAAAATATTAGTATTTGATCTTGAATACTAAGCTTTGAAAGTAATGCAACCTTCAtattagaaaattatttttagaggCTCAAGTGTAGATATATGTGTTTAAGGGAAgggctgtttattttttaaaatcctaTCGAGCACTATCAATGGATAGTCAGACCTCAGAGACAAAAATAGCAACTCTCAAACTCAGtaaaaatcattgtttttttatCCAAATTAAAATATAACTGCAGCCATCACACTTGCCATTAGACTGGTGTTGAATTGCAATGGTTTTCCATTGTAAAGGGCTTGAACGAAACACTGAGAgcatatacctgccaactttttctgagatataagcgtgagatttttatcctgggagtgctgggatttttgaagacgacacgatTATTTCCGAAGATTCCTAAAGAAGTccgaagacgtccgaagtctgCAGAAGGCGAAGTTATCGAGAAAATGCTTAtccacaaaatcagagatcgcgaggaaggtattgtcatttattcattttacacatggttttcgttcctaacatgggtctgagttaacatatttttggaaattgtgtcaagaaagacggcaacaactcacatttttcaatcaggcgtgagaaattggcccgcaagcgTGAGCAGGCatgagatcgaagttttcaacccgcaggcgtgagactcacgcctaaggcgtgagagttggcaggtataagaGCAGGGTTCACAAAACTCTCTCAGCAAATTAAACTTCATGGTTCTTTTAGTGGATCTACAGGGTGCATAGAAAGTCACTTTTaaagcttgccatttgggcaagctgaagctagcatatactagcccaaacgtcatttcaactagccccaaaaaattgatttgaattgatttcacagttcttctgtaatttgaattcctcataAAACTTAACTTGCCCgccaggcaagttaagaacaaaatccactagcccagGGTTATCGGActctactttctttgcacgctgatctAAATGGGAGACTAGTCTgcacaaaataatttaaaaactctATTGTAAAATACTAATAACAATATTAACCACATGTGTATTTAAAACTTACAGTATTTACTATTACATTATAAAAGTACTAATGAGCTTCTATTGATGCCTGTAAACAACACAATGGGCCATCATTTCACTCTGTTGCACCATCTGTGGCTCAAATGATTTAAGTGGTTCTTCATTGTAAGATTTCATCCAAACACAACAAAGCTTGTACAGTGTTGTGAAAGCACTTTTATGAAATTTTATTCTAATAGTTGATCCTTTTTGTTAAGTTATTTCATGAAATTTTGTTACTAAAAAGTTACCAGATGTAATAATGAAAGCTTGATATTTTGGAGTGGTTTAAGGAAAGGTTTACTGCCGAAGGTGGATTTAATAGTGTAGTTGTTCTGATGACAGGGTTGAAGGGGGGAGATTTCTAAGTTATAtgcaactgaatttttttattgatattgtCAAGATCACCTTTGTGGAAgagtataataattttattctttttgtctcTCTTTAACTTCAGATAATTCATATTTTAGTACAATGTTTGGTAGAGTTTTGCTTTGTTCATAAATTTTTAGACAAATAAGTCAGTTTAAGAACTGTTTTGACTTTTAGATGATGGGCTTGCCACCTTTTCAAAGAATGAAGGTATTCTTAGTTTGTATTTTAAATCTTTACACAATTTAGGGATTTTACTATTGTTACTCACTCTTGTTTTCTATCTTCATGGGTGTGTTTCTCACTGTTTTTATATGCACTGAAATTTTTGGTGAGTAGGCCATGTGCATCATACAAAGAGACTAGATGAGAAGGCAAACTTTCTCTGCATTTCCatttaagagaaaaaacaaaatgaagctGCAACTTACTTGCATGCCTGCTAAACCAATGTGAGAAGTATTACTTAGCTTGAGCATTTCATTAATCATTTAACACATGCAGTGAGCAAAATTAGTCTTGCACAAGTTTGTGTAACAGA contains:
- the LOC140924099 gene encoding uncharacterized protein, giving the protein MNRLKRSLSLRSSKRHIPESVRPQIWENDSYKVRNGGVSFPVKYVGAIEVTESRGTQVCAEAFRKMKEVGTAKKKRMQLLVTADCLRVVDEQTKSLVIDQTIEKVSFCTPDPSNERVFSYICRDGTTRRWICHCFIAMRDTGERLSHAVGCAFTACLQRKQKAQALQQQHKEQQQQQQHQGGQPSASATATLSTSSTAPLVNGTSPSNQPAPQQPSPGKITTPTPTPSSTTVPISAAAVPSNVSMAPINNGTVVTSTPQQQLPSSSQPKQSNAATPILKPPPSVARPRPQPFNPSPFTRHMSLRYRSNPLSFMPLRGDTSGYETLTEEPSVPQLPPPMDAITLQNNTPFTTSGAQPTGPQSSTPRQPNNMYNGLGANPPSSVQAPNTLLNLSRGGNVPSTAAVSSQPFASSSAPPQVKGPTQWSTPTQQPHPVKPQPRLSDAEMWLATASGKAVESAGTTAQPNQGLLTTVNPFAETASQIDALSNAWTSDLKATLPSSGTSSQGNTSWSAASWGQSSAHTTNGNDFASLFDSRQISSPPRVPLTKKDSNPFSPSSQDQVFWV